In Bradyrhizobium sp. CCBAU 051011, the following are encoded in one genomic region:
- a CDS encoding SDR family NAD(P)-dependent oxidoreductase — translation MTPLSQLTRRNFLIAAHDGLATALALLASFYLRFEGGEAFYARLPLLLRILPLFVIFSVVICYVFNLTTTKWRFISLPDALNILRVASVLAVALIVLDYAFIFGASNGKAPVLFGRITIVLYWFLQIFALSALRFGYRYFRYTRVRRHARTEGASPTLLIGRAADAEVLLRAIESGAVKQLWPVGVLSPSAADRGQSIRNVPVLGGIDDVEDVIRDYARRGKPIARLVMTPSAFEPEAHPEAVLMRAKRLGLFVSRLPSLESGDVPRLTNVAVEDLLLRPSEKIDYARLETLVKGKAVIVTGGGGSIGSEICDRVATFGAARLLVIEHSEPALYAVTEALTARAANAVIEGRIADIRDRDRIMNLMREFRPDIVFHAAALKHVPILERDWSEGVKTNIFGSVNVADAAMAAGATAMVMISTDKAIEPVSMLGLTKRFAEMYCQALDHDLMTQSAGKPHMRLISVRFGNVLASNGSVVPKFKAQIEAGGPVTVTHPDMVRYFMTIREACDLVLTAATHALTPARPDVSVYVLNMGQPVKIVELAERMIRLSGLEPGVDVEVVFTGMRPGERLNEILFASEEPTVEIGVAGIMAAKPNEPPMQTLRKWIAALEDAIARDDRSTIRAVLKDAVPEFGSNAA, via the coding sequence ATGACGCCTCTTTCGCAACTGACCCGCCGCAATTTCCTGATCGCAGCGCATGATGGGCTGGCGACGGCGCTTGCGCTGCTGGCGAGCTTCTACCTGCGCTTCGAGGGCGGCGAGGCCTTCTATGCCCGCCTGCCGCTGTTGCTGCGCATCCTGCCGCTGTTCGTCATCTTCAGCGTCGTGATCTGTTACGTCTTCAACCTGACGACGACGAAATGGCGTTTCATTTCGCTTCCCGATGCGCTGAACATCCTGCGGGTGGCGAGCGTCCTGGCGGTCGCGCTCATCGTGCTGGACTATGCGTTCATCTTCGGGGCATCGAACGGCAAGGCGCCGGTGCTGTTCGGCCGCATCACCATCGTTCTTTACTGGTTTCTCCAGATATTCGCGCTGAGCGCGCTCCGTTTCGGCTACCGCTATTTCCGTTACACGCGGGTTCGCCGCCATGCCCGGACCGAAGGCGCGTCGCCGACCCTTTTGATCGGACGCGCCGCCGACGCGGAGGTGCTGCTGCGCGCGATCGAGAGCGGCGCCGTCAAGCAGCTTTGGCCGGTCGGCGTGCTGTCGCCGTCGGCTGCAGACCGCGGGCAATCGATCCGCAACGTCCCGGTGCTCGGCGGCATCGATGACGTCGAGGACGTGATCCGCGACTATGCCCGCCGCGGAAAGCCGATTGCGCGGCTCGTGATGACGCCGTCGGCGTTCGAACCCGAGGCGCATCCCGAAGCGGTTCTGATGCGTGCCAAGCGGCTCGGCCTGTTCGTCAGCCGCCTGCCGTCGCTCGAAAGCGGCGACGTGCCGAGATTGACCAACGTCGCCGTCGAAGACCTCCTTCTGCGGCCGAGCGAGAAGATCGATTACGCGCGGCTTGAAACGCTGGTGAAGGGCAAGGCGGTGATCGTCACCGGCGGCGGTGGCTCGATCGGTTCGGAGATATGCGACCGTGTCGCGACCTTCGGCGCCGCGCGGCTGTTGGTGATCGAACATTCGGAACCGGCGCTCTACGCGGTGACGGAGGCGCTGACGGCGCGCGCGGCCAACGCCGTGATCGAAGGCCGGATCGCCGATATCCGCGATCGCGACCGGATCATGAACCTGATGCGGGAATTCAGGCCCGATATCGTGTTCCATGCCGCTGCGCTGAAGCACGTGCCGATCCTCGAGCGCGACTGGAGCGAGGGCGTCAAGACCAACATTTTCGGATCGGTCAACGTCGCCGACGCGGCGATGGCGGCGGGCGCGACCGCGATGGTGATGATCTCGACCGACAAGGCGATCGAACCGGTCTCGATGCTCGGCCTGACCAAGCGCTTTGCCGAAATGTATTGCCAGGCGCTCGACCATGACCTGATGACGCAATCGGCGGGCAAGCCGCACATGCGCCTGATCTCGGTGCGGTTCGGCAACGTGCTGGCCTCGAACGGCTCGGTGGTGCCGAAATTCAAGGCGCAGATCGAGGCCGGCGGCCCGGTCACGGTGACGCATCCGGACATGGTCCGCTACTTCATGACCATCCGCGAAGCCTGCGATCTCGTGCTGACCGCGGCGACGCATGCGCTGACGCCGGCACGGCCCGACGTCTCGGTCTACGTCCTCAACATGGGACAGCCGGTCAAGATCGTGGAACTTGCCGAGCGGATGATCCGCCTGTCTGGCCTCGAGCCCGGCGTCGATGTCGAGGTGGTGTTCACCGGCATGCGGCCGGGCGAGCGGCTGAACGAGATCCTGTTCGCCAGCGAGGAGCCGACGGTAGAGATCGGGGTCGCCGGCATCATGGCGGCCAAGCCGAACGAGCCGCCGATGCAGACCTTGCGCAAATGGATCGCGGCGCTGGAGGATGCGATTGCGCGGGATGACCGTTCCACCATCCGCGCGGTGCTCAAGGACGCCGTGCCCGAGTTCGGCTCGAACGCCGCCTGA
- a CDS encoding O-antigen ligase, translating into MLNVDLIAVAVAVLLPWSTSGVGIGMTIWFFAHVAVIEWRPFLRSLLRPICALPIALVALAAIGTLWSDAPWNARTYALSPATKLLFLPFLLYHFERSTRGMWVFVGFLVSCALLVPVSWLVLLEPSFTLKEDDAERGIFVKNYIDQSQEFVLCTVVLAFPIITLLRDGKIRQALLLTAVAASFILNMAFVIVSRTALVTLPIMLAVFAMAHLRWRTNMLLFIAAVVLGALAWTLSPQLQATTDKFSRDYRIYKEFNQPTSIGLRLEFWEKSLRFFAEAPVIGHGTGSTRRLFEAAATGPAALAQGAVIGNPHNQTLNVAVQWGAVGVVILYAMWFFHFSLFRGEGLAAWIGLMVVLQNVFSSLFNSHLFDFHEGWMYVLGVGVAGGMVLRARSEAAESSGTARA; encoded by the coding sequence ATGCTGAACGTTGACCTGATTGCGGTCGCGGTTGCCGTCCTGCTGCCGTGGTCGACCAGCGGCGTCGGTATCGGCATGACGATATGGTTTTTCGCCCACGTCGCGGTGATCGAATGGCGCCCGTTCCTGCGCTCGTTGCTGCGGCCGATTTGTGCGCTTCCGATTGCACTTGTGGCTTTGGCCGCGATCGGAACCCTCTGGTCGGATGCGCCCTGGAACGCACGCACCTACGCTTTGAGTCCGGCGACAAAGCTGCTCTTTTTGCCGTTCCTGCTCTATCATTTCGAACGCTCGACGCGCGGCATGTGGGTATTCGTCGGCTTCCTGGTTTCCTGCGCGCTGCTGGTGCCGGTATCCTGGCTGGTGCTGCTCGAACCATCCTTCACGCTCAAGGAGGACGATGCGGAGCGGGGCATTTTCGTCAAGAACTACATCGACCAGAGCCAGGAATTCGTGCTGTGCACGGTCGTGCTCGCTTTCCCCATCATCACATTGCTGCGAGACGGGAAAATCAGACAGGCATTGTTGCTGACCGCGGTCGCGGCCAGTTTCATCCTCAACATGGCGTTTGTCATCGTGTCGCGCACGGCGCTGGTCACGCTGCCGATCATGCTTGCCGTGTTCGCGATGGCGCATTTGAGGTGGCGGACCAACATGCTGCTGTTCATAGCCGCAGTCGTGCTCGGCGCGCTGGCCTGGACCTTATCGCCGCAATTGCAGGCGACCACCGACAAATTCTCGCGGGATTACCGCATCTATAAGGAATTCAATCAGCCAACGTCGATCGGGCTGCGATTGGAATTCTGGGAGAAGTCGTTGCGGTTCTTTGCCGAGGCGCCGGTGATCGGCCACGGCACGGGATCGACCCGACGGTTGTTCGAGGCGGCGGCAACCGGGCCTGCGGCGCTGGCGCAGGGGGCGGTGATCGGGAACCCGCATAACCAGACCCTCAACGTCGCGGTCCAGTGGGGTGCTGTCGGGGTCGTGATCCTGTACGCAATGTGGTTTTTTCACTTCTCGTTGTTTCGCGGCGAGGGGCTAGCGGCCTGGATCGGGCTGATGGTGGTGCTGCAGAACGTATTCAGTTCGCTGTTCAACTCGCATCTGTTCGATTTTCACGAGGGGTGGATGTATGTGCTCGGCGTCGGGGTAGCTGGCGGCATGGTGCTTCGCGCCAGATCCGAGGCCGCCGAATCTTCCGGAACAGCCCGGGCATGA
- a CDS encoding O-antigen ligase, which produces MSLVRRYWRDRALWMTIADIFAILAAFALPWSTTVLAIFVLCWLGAVAWVMDWRAYGRLLKQPICYLPLALVGLAAVGTLWADATWSVRLAAISPALKLLVLPALFYHFERSSRGMWVFIAFLVSCALLMLMSWLIAIYPSLSLKPGEDAYRGIFVKNYIDQSQEFALCAIALIYPIVSLLRVKKMRQALVLCAVSLGFIANMAFVVVSRTAIVTMPIMLAVFALLHLRRRTSLIIIGVMIALVGVLWFTTTDLRWGPKRFLRDYQLYKTEQTVTSIGLRLEFWQKSVRFFSEAPVFGHGTGSLRGLFERAATNYSESPAGSVISNPHNQTLNVAVQWGVIGVILLYATWLSHLLLFRGNGLVSWIGLLVVVQNMFTSLFNSHLFDFHEGWMYVLGVGVAGGMTLAAKQRSEKADPVTRP; this is translated from the coding sequence ATGTCCCTGGTGCGACGATATTGGCGTGACCGCGCGCTGTGGATGACGATCGCGGATATCTTCGCCATTCTGGCCGCGTTTGCGTTGCCCTGGTCGACGACGGTGTTGGCGATCTTCGTGCTCTGCTGGCTCGGCGCCGTGGCCTGGGTGATGGACTGGCGGGCCTACGGGCGTTTGCTGAAACAGCCGATCTGCTACTTGCCGCTCGCACTGGTCGGTCTGGCCGCCGTTGGTACGTTATGGGCGGACGCGACGTGGAGCGTGCGGCTTGCCGCCATCAGTCCAGCCCTCAAGCTCCTGGTGCTGCCGGCGCTGTTCTATCATTTCGAGCGATCGTCGCGGGGGATGTGGGTCTTTATCGCATTCCTGGTGTCCTGCGCTCTGCTGATGCTAATGTCGTGGCTGATCGCGATTTATCCAAGCCTCTCGCTCAAACCAGGTGAAGATGCGTATCGCGGCATCTTTGTCAAAAACTACATCGACCAGAGTCAGGAGTTTGCACTCTGCGCGATCGCGCTGATCTATCCGATCGTCAGTCTGCTGCGGGTGAAGAAGATGCGGCAAGCATTGGTGCTGTGCGCAGTTTCGCTCGGTTTCATCGCAAACATGGCGTTCGTAGTCGTCTCCCGGACCGCCATCGTTACAATGCCGATCATGCTGGCGGTGTTTGCGCTGCTTCACCTGAGGCGACGCACCAGTTTGATCATCATCGGCGTAATGATCGCTCTCGTGGGTGTCCTTTGGTTCACCACGACCGACTTGCGCTGGGGCCCCAAGAGATTTCTCAGGGATTATCAGCTCTACAAGACGGAACAAACTGTGACATCGATTGGGCTTCGGCTCGAGTTCTGGCAAAAATCGGTGCGGTTCTTTTCGGAGGCGCCGGTCTTCGGTCACGGAACAGGCTCGCTGCGCGGACTCTTCGAGCGGGCTGCGACCAACTACTCCGAATCGCCTGCTGGCTCGGTTATAAGCAATCCTCATAATCAGACGCTCAATGTCGCCGTGCAGTGGGGCGTCATAGGGGTGATACTGTTGTATGCGACGTGGCTGTCGCATCTGTTGCTGTTCCGCGGCAACGGCCTCGTTTCCTGGATCGGGTTGCTGGTCGTCGTACAGAACATGTTCACCTCTCTGTTTAACTCGCATCTGTTCGACTTTCACGAGGGATGGATGTACGTGCTCGGTGTCGGCGTTGCCGGCGGCATGACCCTCGCGGCCAAACAACGCAGTGAGAAAGCGGATCCGGTGACGCGACCATGA
- the rfaE1 gene encoding D-glycero-beta-D-manno-heptose-7-phosphate kinase: protein MFDFEALSQAIPRQTVLCVGDLMLDEFVYGEVSRVSPEAPAPVIAVQRSETNVGGAGNVARNIASLGARCIFVGLIGEDEAGAKLKVDLAREKLIEAVLVSDSSRPTTRKVRFVSEHFSTHMLRADWELSVPAAADVEQKLIDAILPQVARADIVLLSDYAKGVLTARVIRNIIDAAKKLGKRVIVDPKSANFAIYRGATLLTPNRKEFAEATRSRADSDQNIAGAAQDAMVLADCEAMLVTQSEHGMTLVVRGGEAIHVPALPVKVRDVSGAGDTVAAALALTLAARADWETALRMANAAAAVAVGKKGTATVTPAELRRKILPHASLAAEEKIVAAGGDLDSHLLDWRRQGLRIGFTNGCFDILHPGHVKVLTAARGACDRLIVGLNSDASVKRLKGEGRPVQDERARAEVLAALEAVDLVAIFEEDTPIELITKVRPSVLVKGGDYTREQVVGHEIVEATGGEVMLVDILPGHSTTSLVGRARGDNA from the coding sequence ATGTTCGATTTCGAAGCCCTGAGCCAGGCGATCCCGCGTCAGACCGTGCTCTGCGTCGGCGACCTCATGCTCGACGAATTCGTTTATGGCGAGGTGTCGCGCGTTTCGCCGGAAGCGCCGGCGCCCGTGATCGCCGTCCAGCGCAGCGAGACCAATGTCGGCGGCGCCGGCAACGTCGCGCGCAACATCGCTTCTCTCGGTGCGCGCTGCATCTTCGTCGGCCTGATCGGCGAGGACGAGGCCGGCGCGAAGCTGAAAGTCGATCTGGCGCGGGAGAAGCTCATCGAGGCGGTGCTGGTCTCCGATTCCTCGCGCCCGACGACGCGCAAGGTGCGCTTCGTTTCCGAGCATTTTTCCACCCACATGCTGCGCGCGGATTGGGAACTGTCCGTGCCGGCCGCGGCCGATGTCGAGCAAAAGCTGATCGATGCGATCCTGCCGCAGGTCGCGCGCGCCGATATCGTGCTGCTGTCCGACTACGCCAAGGGCGTGCTGACGGCGCGTGTCATCCGCAACATCATCGATGCCGCGAAGAAGCTCGGCAAGCGCGTGATTGTCGATCCCAAGAGCGCCAATTTCGCGATCTATCGCGGCGCCACGCTGCTGACGCCCAACCGCAAGGAGTTCGCGGAAGCCACCCGCAGCCGTGCCGACAGCGACCAGAACATTGCCGGCGCGGCGCAGGACGCGATGGTTCTCGCCGATTGCGAGGCGATGCTGGTGACGCAAAGCGAGCACGGCATGACGCTGGTGGTGCGCGGCGGCGAGGCGATCCACGTGCCGGCGCTGCCGGTCAAGGTGCGCGACGTCTCGGGCGCGGGCGATACCGTCGCCGCGGCGCTGGCGCTGACGCTCGCGGCCAGGGCGGATTGGGAGACGGCGCTCAGGATGGCGAACGCGGCGGCGGCCGTCGCGGTCGGTAAGAAGGGGACCGCTACCGTGACGCCGGCGGAACTGCGGCGGAAAATCCTGCCGCATGCCTCGCTGGCGGCGGAGGAAAAAATCGTCGCTGCCGGCGGCGATCTCGATTCGCATCTTTTGGACTGGCGCAGGCAGGGGCTGCGCATCGGCTTCACCAATGGCTGCTTCGACATTCTGCATCCCGGCCACGTCAAGGTGCTGACGGCCGCGCGCGGCGCCTGCGACCGCCTGATCGTCGGCCTCAACAGCGATGCCTCGGTGAAGCGGCTGAAGGGCGAGGGGCGCCCGGTGCAGGACGAGCGGGCGCGCGCCGAAGTGCTGGCGGCGCTGGAGGCGGTCGATCTCGTCGCGATCTTCGAAGAGGACACGCCGATCGAACTGATTACGAAGGTGAGGCCAAGCGTGCTGGTCAAGGGCGGCGACTACACCCGCGAGCAGGTCGTCGGCCACGAGATCGTCGAGGCTACCGGCGGCGAGGTGATGCTCGTCGACATTCTGCCAGGCCACAGCACGACGTCGCTGGTCGGCCGCGCACGGGGAGACAATGCGTGA
- the rfaD gene encoding ADP-glyceromanno-heptose 6-epimerase yields the protein MLLVTGGAGFIGSNVVAALNDAGRDVAVCDMLGHDGKWRNLAKRRLADLVPPAELMDWLKGRRLEAIIHLGAISETTATDGDLVIETNFRLSMRLLDWCTANATPLIYASSAATYGDGSSGFGDDASMDALKKLRPMNLYGWSKHLFDMVVAERAARGERLPPQWAGLKFFNVFGPNEYHKGTMMSVLARRFDDIKTGRPVQLFKSHREGIADGDQRRDFIYVDDVVRVTMWLLSTPDVSGIFNVGTGTARSFRDLMLSAYAALGITPNIQYIDMPEQIRGSYQYFTQSEVDRLLRAGYNGGFTALEDAVETYVKAFLDRADRFR from the coding sequence ATGTTGCTGGTGACCGGGGGTGCCGGTTTTATCGGGTCGAACGTCGTGGCGGCGTTGAATGACGCCGGCCGGGACGTGGCCGTATGCGACATGCTCGGGCACGACGGCAAATGGCGCAACCTGGCCAAGCGCCGGCTCGCCGATCTCGTGCCGCCCGCGGAACTGATGGACTGGCTGAAGGGCCGCCGGCTGGAGGCGATCATCCATCTCGGCGCCATCTCCGAGACCACGGCGACCGACGGCGATCTGGTGATCGAGACCAATTTCCGCCTGTCGATGCGGCTCCTGGACTGGTGCACGGCGAATGCCACGCCGCTGATTTACGCGTCCTCGGCCGCCACCTATGGCGACGGCAGCAGCGGCTTTGGCGACGACGCGTCCATGGATGCGCTGAAGAAGCTGCGGCCGATGAATCTCTACGGCTGGAGCAAGCATCTGTTCGACATGGTGGTGGCGGAGCGCGCCGCGCGCGGCGAACGGCTGCCGCCGCAATGGGCCGGGTTGAAGTTCTTCAACGTGTTCGGCCCCAACGAGTATCACAAGGGCACGATGATGAGCGTGCTGGCGCGGCGCTTCGACGACATCAAGACCGGGCGTCCCGTGCAACTGTTCAAATCCCATCGCGAAGGAATCGCCGACGGCGACCAGCGGCGCGACTTCATCTATGTCGACGACGTCGTGCGGGTGACGATGTGGCTGCTGTCGACGCCTGATGTGAGCGGCATCTTCAACGTCGGCACCGGCACCGCGCGCAGCTTCCGCGACCTGATGCTGTCGGCCTATGCCGCGCTCGGCATCACGCCGAACATCCAGTATATCGACATGCCGGAGCAGATCCGGGGCAGCTATCAGTACTTCACCCAGAGCGAAGTCGATCGGCTGCTGCGCGCCGGGTATAATGGCGGCTTCACTGCGCTGGAAGACGCGGTCGAGACCTATGTGAAGGCCTTTCTCGACCGCGCCGATCGCTTTCGCTGA
- the waaF gene encoding lipopolysaccharide heptosyltransferase II, whose protein sequence is MNLNSSHEIELEDAADTRPILIVPYMWIGDFVRGHTVVRVLKQRWPNRPVDLLVTPLCAPLIDYMPGVRAGIVWDLPRSRLAIAKQRGLAAELRARNYGTALVLPRTWKAAIAPALAGIPERVGFFGEVRFGLINRMRWGEKALPRFIDKNAALALPSGAPLPPEWPVPQLVIPPEEAARWRQTNGLGMGPAVALGPGSVGASKRWTYYPEAARLLIERGLDVWVVGGPGEKALAQEIVSATGGRARDLTGTDLRNGVLAMAAASVAISNDSGLMHIAAAIGTPTMGIFGPTSPYLWAPLNGLAATVLQTKSKLSCQPCQRTVCTMNDHRCMRDIAASEVADIAQRVMAQSSAR, encoded by the coding sequence ATGAATTTAAATTCATCACATGAAATCGAACTGGAGGATGCCGCCGACACCAGGCCGATCCTGATCGTCCCCTATATGTGGATTGGCGACTTCGTTCGCGGCCACACGGTCGTGCGGGTCCTGAAACAACGCTGGCCGAACCGTCCGGTCGACCTGCTGGTCACCCCCCTGTGCGCGCCCCTGATCGATTACATGCCGGGCGTCCGTGCCGGGATCGTCTGGGACCTGCCCCGTAGCCGGCTTGCCATCGCCAAGCAGAGGGGGCTGGCCGCTGAACTCCGCGCCCGCAACTATGGAACCGCCCTCGTCCTGCCCCGCACCTGGAAGGCGGCGATTGCTCCGGCGCTCGCCGGGATCCCCGAACGGGTCGGCTTTTTTGGCGAGGTGCGATTCGGGCTGATCAACCGGATGCGCTGGGGCGAAAAGGCCCTGCCCCGCTTCATCGACAAGAACGCCGCACTGGCGCTGCCATCAGGCGCGCCGTTGCCGCCGGAATGGCCGGTACCGCAGCTCGTGATTCCGCCGGAGGAAGCCGCCCGCTGGCGGCAGACGAATGGGCTCGGTATGGGTCCTGCCGTGGCGCTGGGCCCCGGCTCCGTCGGGGCTTCAAAACGATGGACCTATTATCCGGAAGCCGCGCGGCTCCTGATCGAACGCGGTCTCGACGTCTGGGTGGTCGGCGGTCCCGGCGAGAAGGCACTAGCGCAGGAAATCGTCTCCGCCACCGGCGGCAGGGCGCGCGACCTCACCGGCACTGATTTGCGCAACGGCGTTCTGGCGATGGCAGCGGCGAGCGTTGCGATCTCCAACGATTCCGGCCTGATGCACATCGCGGCCGCGATCGGCACGCCGACCATGGGCATTTTCGGTCCCACCAGCCCCTATCTCTGGGCGCCGTTGAACGGCCTTGCCGCGACGGTGCTGCAGACCAAATCGAAGCTGTCCTGCCAACCCTGCCAGCGCACCGTCTGCACCATGAACGACCACCGCTGCATGCGCGACATCGCAGCGTCCGAGGTGGCCGACATCGCGCAGCGCGTGATGGCTCAATCAAGCGCCCGATAA
- a CDS encoding glycosyltransferase family 4 protein — MPSENNLASDLQLIVPNLHRRYSGVTATNRMVAPVLATMYRAAWLGPHAPDGIARMGFADLLKLWRRRTSLIWHARRNDEMIAGLLLRALGWPLKLVFTSAAQRHHKRLTRWLIRQMDAVIATSELSASFLKREATVVMHGVDTMRYAPPADRAVAFAEAKLPGRYAIGCFGRVRAQKGTDVFVEAMCRLLPRYPDFTAVIVGAVVPEQQGFADGLKRQIDAAGLQSRIVITGELEIEQVQRWYQRLTIYAFTSRNEGFGLTLIEAMSSGAALVAARAGAAQFVVEDGVTGVLTPPGDADALVAALEPLMRDPAAAIAMGERARKRVIEKFSLEAEANAIAAVYRALD, encoded by the coding sequence GGTGGCGCCGGTACTCGCCACAATGTACCGCGCGGCATGGCTGGGTCCGCACGCGCCCGACGGCATCGCGCGGATGGGTTTTGCGGATCTGTTGAAACTGTGGCGTCGCCGCACCTCCCTGATCTGGCATGCGCGGCGCAATGACGAGATGATCGCGGGGCTGTTGCTGCGCGCGCTCGGCTGGCCGCTGAAACTGGTCTTTACGTCCGCCGCACAGCGGCATCACAAGCGGCTGACGCGCTGGCTGATCCGGCAGATGGACGCCGTCATCGCGACATCAGAACTGTCGGCATCGTTTCTCAAGCGCGAGGCAACGGTGGTAATGCACGGCGTCGATACGATGCGCTACGCGCCGCCGGCCGATCGCGCGGTGGCATTTGCGGAGGCAAAACTGCCGGGACGTTACGCCATCGGCTGCTTCGGCCGGGTGCGTGCGCAAAAGGGTACGGATGTTTTCGTCGAGGCGATGTGCCGGCTGTTGCCGCGCTATCCGGATTTCACCGCCGTCATCGTCGGCGCGGTGGTCCCGGAGCAGCAGGGTTTTGCCGACGGCTTGAAACGACAGATCGACGCCGCCGGCCTGCAATCGCGCATCGTCATCACCGGCGAGCTCGAAATCGAGCAAGTGCAGCGCTGGTATCAGCGGCTGACGATCTACGCCTTCACCTCGCGCAACGAAGGCTTTGGCCTGACGCTGATCGAGGCGATGTCATCGGGCGCGGCGCTGGTGGCGGCGCGCGCGGGCGCAGCGCAGTTCGTGGTCGAGGACGGCGTGACCGGCGTGCTGACGCCGCCGGGCGATGCCGATGCGCTGGTGGCGGCGCTCGAGCCCTTGATGCGCGATCCGGCAGCGGCGATTGCGATGGGCGAGCGCGCACGAAAGCGCGTCATTGAAAAATTCAGCCTGGAGGCGGAAGCGAACGCGATCGCCGCGGTTTATCGGGCGCTTGATTGA